Proteins from one uncultured Anaeromusa sp. genomic window:
- a CDS encoding HlyD family efflux transporter periplasmic adaptor subunit, which produces MEATGFKKRKYGLLLLLFLVAAGGGWWYWQSGRQEPQALPPVKDDGRVLSEGIVFPVRYAQIVMPVEGTIGEIFVQEGELVWQGQPLLRLVRQDVQARVRSVDAAAAKAAAAVGQAEVNLADARREWFRQRQLADNGGISRQQMDQAQTMLERSLTVLVQAKEEWRTQQESLRESQEILDKSELRAPMAGRVSYLDKRLGERADIGTVLVRIADESEWEVRSDDLTELSIAKVREGAPVTLTFDGIPDLELQGRVKFIRPYGEKKRGDITYTVTIAPASWDERLRWNMTAQIAISPVGSF; this is translated from the coding sequence ATGGAAGCTACAGGCTTTAAAAAAAGAAAATACGGGCTGCTGCTTTTACTGTTCCTCGTGGCGGCTGGCGGCGGCTGGTGGTATTGGCAGAGCGGCCGCCAGGAACCGCAGGCGCTGCCGCCTGTGAAAGATGACGGCAGGGTGCTTTCGGAAGGAATTGTATTTCCGGTGCGCTATGCGCAAATCGTCATGCCGGTGGAGGGCACTATTGGCGAGATTTTTGTGCAAGAGGGGGAATTGGTGTGGCAAGGGCAGCCTTTGCTGCGCTTGGTGCGACAGGACGTCCAGGCGCGGGTGCGGAGCGTTGACGCCGCTGCAGCCAAAGCGGCGGCAGCGGTGGGACAGGCTGAGGTCAATCTGGCGGATGCCAGAAGAGAGTGGTTCCGGCAGCGCCAATTGGCGGATAACGGGGGCATTTCCAGACAGCAGATGGATCAGGCGCAGACGATGCTAGAACGCAGCCTGACGGTGTTGGTCCAGGCTAAGGAGGAATGGCGGACTCAGCAGGAGTCGCTGCGGGAGAGTCAGGAGATTTTGGACAAGAGCGAGCTGCGTGCGCCGATGGCTGGGCGGGTGTCGTATCTGGACAAGCGTCTCGGGGAACGTGCCGATATCGGGACGGTGCTGGTGCGTATTGCCGATGAAAGCGAATGGGAAGTGCGCAGTGACGATTTAACGGAGCTTTCTATTGCCAAAGTGCGGGAAGGAGCGCCAGTGACGCTTACCTTTGACGGCATTCCGGATCTGGAGCTGCAGGGGCGGGTGAAGTTTATCCGTCCTTACGGCGAGAAGAAACGCGGCGATATTACCTATACGGTGACGATTGCGCCGGCAAGCTGGGATGAGCGTTTGCGCTGGAATATGACGGCGCAAATTGCCATCAGCCCTGTGGGGAGTTTTTGA